The following is a genomic window from Amycolatopsis cihanbeyliensis.
TCGAGGAGTTCCTGCGCGCCGTGCGGGAGGCGCCCAACCGCTGGTACTGCGTGGTCATGCCGATGCCGGACATGCCCACCGAGCTGCACCGGGCCAGGGAGCACGCGAGGAACCTGGCGCTGCGCGGCGCGGAAGGCATCGCCCGCAGGCTGCTGCGGACCGTGGACGCCCCGCCGGGGCTCGCCCCGGACATCCTCGCGCACACCGTGGTCACCCTGTTCGAGACGGCCGCACGCCTCGTGCTGACCGAACCGGATCGCTTCCGACCCGAGCGGTTCGGCGCCGCGATCCGCGCCGCGATCGAGCTGGCCGACCGGCCGTGACCCCGGGCGCGGCCATCGTCGGGGATTGCCGGACTCACCCAGTCCGGGTTTGCCATAATTCCCGACGGAGCACGCGGTCGCCGGTGGGGAGCCACGGTGCCGCGCGGCTCCGGCCTGACTTCGGCGACTTCCCGAAAGGAATGCAGTGGACACGCAGTTCGAAACGCTCGAGTTCCAGGCAGAGGCGCGTCAGCTCCTGCAGTTGATGGTCCATTCGATCTACTCGAACAAGGACATATTCCTGCGGGAGCTCGTCTCGAACGCATCGGACGCGCTGGACAAGCTGCGGCTGGAGGCATTCCGGGACAAGGATCTCGAGGTCGACACCGATGACCTGCACATCGACCTGGAGATCGACACCGACCAGCGCACGCTCACCGTGCGCGACAACGGTATCGGGATGTCCCGGGACGAGGTGGTGACCCTGATCGGCACCATCGCCAAGTCCGGAACGGCCGAACTGCTGCGCAAGCTGAAGGAGGCGCAGGATTCCACCGCCTCGCAGGAACTGATCGGGCAGTTCGGGGTCGGCTTCTACTCCAGCTTCATGGTGGCCGAGAAGGTCACCCTGCTGACCCGGCGGGCCGGGGAGAGCCAGGCCACCCGCTGGGAGTCCGCGGGGGAAGGCACCTACACCATCGAGACGCTGGACGAGGCTCCGCAGGGCACCGCGGTCACCCTGCACCTCAAGCCGGAGGACACCGACGACCAGCTGTTCGACTACACGAACACGCAGAAGGTCATGGGGATCGTCCAGCGGTACTCCGACTTCATCACCTGGCCGATCCGGATGGCCGTGGACCGGCCGGACGGCGAGGGCGGCACGAAGCGCGAGGTCGAGACCGTCAACTCGATGAAGGCGCTCTGGGCACGGCCGAAGGACGAGGCAAGCGAGGAGGAGTACAAGGAGTTCTACAAGCACATCAGCCACGACTGGACCGACCCGCTGGAAACCGTCCAGCTGCGGGCCGAGGGCACCTTCGAGTACCAGGCGCTGCTGTTCATCCCCGCGCACGCCCCGCTGGACCTGTTCATGCGGGAACGCAAGCGTGGGGTGCAGCTGTACGTGAAGCGGGTCTTCATCATGGACGACTGCGAGGCGCTCATCCCGGAGTACCTGCGCTTCGTCAAGGGCGTGGTGGACGCCCAGGACCTCTCGCTGAACGTCTCGCGGGAGATCCTGCAGCAGGACCGGCAGATCCAGCTGATCCGCAAGCGGCTGGTGAAGAAGGTGCTGTCCACGGTGAAGACGATGATGACCGAGGACACCGACCGCTACCGCACCTTCTGGAAGGAGTTCGGCGCCGCCGTCAAGGAAGGCCTGGTCGGCGATCCGGAAAACCAGGAAACGATCCTGGACATCGCGTCCTTCGCCTCCACGCACGACGCCGAGCAGCCGACCACGCTGCGCGAGTACATCGAGCGGATGAAGGAGGGCCAGGAGCACATCTACTACCTGACCGGCGCCTCCCGGTCGGCGGTCGAGAACTCGCCGCACATGGAGGCGTTCACCGCCAAGGGCTACGAGGTGCTGATCCTGGCCGACCCGATCGACGAGATGTGGGTCGAGTCGGTGAACGGGTTCGAGGGCAAGCAGTTCCAGTCGATCGCCAAGGGCCAGGTGGACCTGGACACCGAGGAGGAGAAGAAGACCTCGGAGTCCGAGCGGGACCAGCAGCAGCAGGACTTCGCCGAGCTGCTCTCCTGGATGACGACCTCATTGCAGGACACCGTGAAGGAGGTGCGGCTGTCCGCGCGGCTGACCACCTCCCCCGCCTGCATCGTCGGCGACGCGCACGACGTCACGCCCACCCTGGAGAAGATGTATCGCGCGATGGGGCAGGAGGTGCCGCAGATCAAGCGCATCCTGGAGATCAACCCGGAGCACCCGCTGGTGGCCGGGCTGCGCAAGGCGCACGCCGAGCACGCGGACGACCCCACGCTGGGCGAGACGGCCGAGCTGCTGTACGGCATGGCGTTGCTGGCCGAGGGTGGCGAGCTGAGTGACCCGCCGCGGTTCACCCGGCTGCTGGCCGACCGGCTGGCGAGTTCCCTGTGACCTGATCCCGCACCGGTTGGGCACGCCGGGTGGCGTGCCCAACCGGCCGCTCGGCGAACCACTCCCGCCCGAGCAGCAGGGCGAACACCGGTACCGGCAGCCGGGTCAGCACCCGGAACAGGCGTGCCGCCCTTCCACCGCCGGACACCTGGGACCGGTGCGCGGCCAGCGCGGCGCTTGTACCGCGCGAACCGGCGGACGTCCGGTCGATGCGTGATCTCGGAGCGGGGCGTGCCCGCGCCGTGCATGGTGCGTGCGTCGTACCTGCTCAGCAGCCGCAGGCTGCGCAGCACGGTGAACCAGCACATGATCGGCTCCCGTGGCACCGTCGCCTCGAGCAGCCGGGGCGTGCCGGCCAGCTGGCGGCCCGCGCGCCGACCTCGTGCACCCGCACGTGATCGCGGTGCCCGTACCCACCCTGCGGGTCGTAGCTCAGCAGGATGTCGGCCCGCTCCGCACGGAGCAGGGCGGCCAGCCGGCCCGCGGCCTCCTCGGGATCGGCACGGACGAACCGGGCCCGGTCCGGCGGGTCCGGATACAGCACCGGCCCGTGCCCGCTGTCGGCGTACCCGAGATGGACCACGCTGGCGACGCCCAGCACCGCGGCGGCCGCGTCCAGCTCGTCCAGCCGGGCCCGCCCACTCGCGCCGGTGGCCTCGCCCACGACCCCGTCACAGGCCACGACGAGCACCACCCGATGTCCCTGGGCCGCCAGCAGCGCCGACGTCCCGCCGGTGAGCAACACCTCGTCGTCCGGGTGCGCGTGAAACGCCAGGACCGTCCCCACAACGGTATCCTGCCACGTCCCGAACCAGCTCACGCGCAGGTGTTTGCCGTCCCCGGGCGGCGTCAGCCCACGTCCGGGGCGGGTCCGAGCGCGTTGAGCGCGGTGACCACCGTCTTCTCCTCGTAGGCGAAATGGGCCTCCAGGTCGGCGGCCAGGCGGTCCAGCTCGTCCCGCAGCCGGACCGGGTCGTCCTCGCCGGGGACGTGGTCCTCGACGAGTCGCCGGATCTCGGCCTGCAGCCGGGCCACGGTCTCGTGCTCGGCCGCGAGCTCGGTCAACGCCGGGGCCAGCGCGGGAAAGCGCTGCGCCAGCATGGGGAACGCGCCCCGGTCCTCACCGGTGTGATGCTCGACGAGGGCGCCGCAGAACTCCCGGCAGTGGGCACGCAGTTGCTGTCCGAGGTCCGGGGTTGCCGGTTCCGCCGGGTCGGCGCCACCGTACGACGGCCGGTCGACCTGGCGCCGCAGCTCGGCGAGCTCGGCGCGTAGCCATTCGTGCCCCTCCACCAGGAAGTCGCCCAACCCCCGGGCCCGGTCGGCCCCGGTCTCCACCCGGTGCAGGGTCACCACCGGAATCACCCTGGTGGTCCGCGCCTGGTACTCGCCGAACCCGGGCTCGGCCTCGACGATCCCGGCGAACAGCTCGTCGCGTTCCTGGCCCTGGGGGACGGCGGCCATGGCCTGGTAGGTCTCGGTTCCGGTCTCGACGGTGACCATCGGGTTCTTCCGGATGTTGTGGTACCAGGCCGGATTCCTCGGCGCGCCCATCGCCGAGGCCACGACGACGGGCTGCCCTTCGATCTCCAGGTATCCGAGCGGGGTCGTGCGCCGCAGGCCGCTCCTGGCACCGACGGTGGTCAGCAGCACGAGGGTGGAACCCTCGAACATCCCGCCGACCTTGCCGCCGTTGTTCCGGAACTCGGCGATCACCTGCCGCTGGAACTCGGTGAAATCGAAATCCTGGGTCGCTGTTGATTGCTCTTCGGTCATGTGGTCCTTTCCAGATCAGTGTGGATCGGAGGAACGGACGCCACCATGAGCGGACACGAGAAAACCCCGCAGGCCATACGTGTAGAGGGAGAACGCACTACCTCGGTAAGAGGCTGCCCTCAACAGAAGGTTGCCAGAACGGGAGGCGGAAACATGCCGCACTCCGGTGGCAAAGAGAAAGTCAGTACCTCCACGTATAGGCCCATCCGGGGCTCAGGCCCAGGCTAACAGATTGTCGAACCGGGCGTCGAGCGCAGCCGCACACCCATGGCAGGGCGGATTCTTGATTGACACCGGTACGCGGGCTCACTAGCGTGCCAGCGCATACTCGATCGGCGAGGGAGGTAGGCATGCGGGTCGTCGCGCGCCTGCCCGCCACCCGCCGGGAACGGCGCCGGCACCGATGAAGCTCGCGACCTTCCTTACCGCGGCCGGTGTGACCCGGTTCGGTGCCGTACGGGACGACAGGGTCGTGGCGTTCACCGACCTCGCCCCGCGGGCACGCGGACTGGGGTCGGTCGAGAAGTACCTCGCCGGGCTGCCCGCCACGTTCCAGCGGGCGCTGGACCTGCTGGAGGCCCACCCCGGCGCGCGGGGCACGCCGGTATCACAAGTGCGTTTCCTGCCCGCCGTGCCACGACCGGCCGCGTTGCTGGACTGCGCGCTGTCCCCGCGCCACCTGCGCTCCTCGACCGAGGTGCTGCTGCGGCACGCACTGCCGTGGCGGTTGGGCCGGCTGCTCGGCCCGGTCGCCGGTTCCCTGGTCGGCAGGCCGCGCACCGGGGTGCGGTACTACAAGGGCAATCACCACTCGATCATCGGCGACCAGGACACCATCGCCTGGCCGGACTACACCGCCTACCTCGATATCGAGCCCGAGCTCGCGCTGGTCACCGGTGCGGCGCAGGAGCTCGCCGGATACCTCATCTACAACGACGCCTCCGCACGGGATGTGCAACTGCCCGAGATGTTCTTCACCGGGCCGACCAGCTCCAAGGACTTCGACGACGGCAACGGCCTCGGACCGTTCCTGGTCACCCCGGACGAGGTACCGGAACCACTCGGCCTCGCCACCACCGTGGACTTCCCCGGCCGGCCCACCTGGCGCGGCAGCACCGCCGAGTACACCCACCATCCCACCGAGGTGCTCACGCAGATCGCCGCGCGCCGCACCCTGCCGGCGGGCACGGTCATCGGCATGGGAACCGTCCCGGGATGCTGCGGGCTGGACCGCGACGAGTGGCTCACCCCCGGCGAGCAGGTCACCATCCGCATCGACCGGCTCGGCACCCTGCGGCAGTACGTTGGCACCCCCGCCGGCACGCCGAGCACGCGCTGGAGCCCGCGCACCTCGCTCGGCTGCTGACCTTCCCTGGCGCACCCGTCGCCGATCTCACAAATGTGGGATCCGGTTGAACCACGCACGACCCGGCCTCGTATCCCCCGGTGTAGGTCCCGACGAGCGTCGTCCCCCGCGACGCTTGGTATCCATTGTGGACAGAATTAATCCATAGTGGATATTCCGCTCCCCGGAAAGGCCCAGTTGCAGACGATGGCGCACGCCCCTGGCCCCCGACAGGAGGACGTCATGACGCCCCGCAGGCGCTCGCTGATCCCGGCGGCCGTGGGTATCGCCCTGCTCGCGGCCACCACGGCCTGCGACGACAGCAACTCCTACGGAAGCTACTACTCCGCAGGTGTTCCCGACGGCGGCCAGATCCGGCTGGTCGCGCAACAAACCAACCCCGCGAACCGCCCCCCGGTGCACGCCGTCGAGGCGTTCGACATCGGCCCGATGTTGGTGGACGACCAAGGATTCTCGCTCTACCGCTACGACCGGGACGATGCCGGCACTTCGACCTCGAACTGCACCGGTGCCTGCGCCGAGGTGTGGCAGCCGATGCCGGCCTCCCGGGAGCCGCTCGGCACCCTGCTCCAGGGGCGGCTGGGCTCGTTCACCAGGCCGGACGGGTCCGACCAGCTCACCCTTGCCGGATGGCCGCTGTATCGCTACACCAAGGACGAGGTGCCCGGTGAGACCACGGGCCAGGGTGTCGACGACGCCTGGTTCCCGATCCGACCGAGCGGCGGGAAGATCGAGGAGGACGCTCAGCTCGAGTCCGTGGACACCTCGACCCCGCTGTCCGACACCGATGTCGAACTGCTGGTGAAGGTGCGGCAGGCGGGTCTGTGGGAGATGCCGTCCTCGAACTGGGCCAGGACACAGGGCGAGAACCGGCGGGTCCGCGAGATCGGGCTGATCCTCCTGGTCGACCACGGCAGGCTGGACGGCATGGTGCGGACGGTCGCCGGCCGGTTCGGTGCCGAGCTGCCGGACCAGCCGAACGTCAAGCAGCAGGACTGGCTGAACGAGATGCGCGACGCGGGAAGCGCCGCCGAGTTCGACCGGATCTACGCCAACCGGCTGCGGCTGGCCCACGGCAAGGTGCTCACCTATATCGCCAACGTGCGCGCGGGCAGCCGCAACGAGGCCGTCCGCGCCTTCGCCGACACCGGCAACAGCGCCGTGCTGCGGCACATCAATCTGCTGGAAAGCACCGGGCTGGTCGACTTCGAGGAACTTCCCTCGCCCGTACTGGACGCCTCGGCAACGGCCGCGGGCGCCGCGCTCAGCATGGAGGCCACCGACGTCTTCCTCGCCCTCCTGCTGGCGGCCCTGCTCTGCGGCGGGACCGTGCTCGCGCTCTGGTTG
Proteins encoded in this region:
- a CDS encoding TetR/AcrR family transcriptional regulator, translated to MTATTGSGRKRRAYAPRVPVEQRRTELLDAALHLVVTRGHPAATMDAVAEQAGVTKPVVYGVFTGRAELLATLLRREQGQALRQLRALLPARLDQRLAEDPGALITEVLEEFLRAVREAPNRWYCVVMPMPDMPTELHRAREHARNLALRGAEGIARRLLRTVDAPPGLAPDILAHTVVTLFETAARLVLTEPDRFRPERFGAAIRAAIELADRP
- the htpG gene encoding molecular chaperone HtpG, with the translated sequence MDTQFETLEFQAEARQLLQLMVHSIYSNKDIFLRELVSNASDALDKLRLEAFRDKDLEVDTDDLHIDLEIDTDQRTLTVRDNGIGMSRDEVVTLIGTIAKSGTAELLRKLKEAQDSTASQELIGQFGVGFYSSFMVAEKVTLLTRRAGESQATRWESAGEGTYTIETLDEAPQGTAVTLHLKPEDTDDQLFDYTNTQKVMGIVQRYSDFITWPIRMAVDRPDGEGGTKREVETVNSMKALWARPKDEASEEEYKEFYKHISHDWTDPLETVQLRAEGTFEYQALLFIPAHAPLDLFMRERKRGVQLYVKRVFIMDDCEALIPEYLRFVKGVVDAQDLSLNVSREILQQDRQIQLIRKRLVKKVLSTVKTMMTEDTDRYRTFWKEFGAAVKEGLVGDPENQETILDIASFASTHDAEQPTTLREYIERMKEGQEHIYYLTGASRSAVENSPHMEAFTAKGYEVLILADPIDEMWVESVNGFEGKQFQSIAKGQVDLDTEEEKKTSESERDQQQQDFAELLSWMTTSLQDTVKEVRLSARLTTSPACIVGDAHDVTPTLEKMYRAMGQEVPQIKRILEINPEHPLVAGLRKAHAEHADDPTLGETAELLYGMALLAEGGELSDPPRFTRLLADRLASSL
- a CDS encoding PIG-L family deacetylase, with the protein product MGTVLAFHAHPDDEVLLTGGTSALLAAQGHRVVLVVACDGVVGEATGASGRARLDELDAAAAVLGVASVVHLGYADSGHGPVLYPDPPDRARFVRADPEEAAGRLAALLRAERADILLSYDPQGGYGHRDHVRVHEVGARAASWPARPGCSRRRCHGSRSCAGSPCCAACGC
- a CDS encoding nitroreductase/quinone reductase family protein, translating into MTEEQSTATQDFDFTEFQRQVIAEFRNNGGKVGGMFEGSTLVLLTTVGARSGLRRTTPLGYLEIEGQPVVVASAMGAPRNPAWYHNIRKNPMVTVETGTETYQAMAAVPQGQERDELFAGIVEAEPGFGEYQARTTRVIPVVTLHRVETGADRARGLGDFLVEGHEWLRAELAELRRQVDRPSYGGADPAEPATPDLGQQLRAHCREFCGALVEHHTGEDRGAFPMLAQRFPALAPALTELAAEHETVARLQAEIRRLVEDHVPGEDDPVRLRDELDRLAADLEAHFAYEEKTVVTALNALGPAPDVG
- a CDS encoding fumarylacetoacetate hydrolase family protein; protein product: MKLATFLTAAGVTRFGAVRDDRVVAFTDLAPRARGLGSVEKYLAGLPATFQRALDLLEAHPGARGTPVSQVRFLPAVPRPAALLDCALSPRHLRSSTEVLLRHALPWRLGRLLGPVAGSLVGRPRTGVRYYKGNHHSIIGDQDTIAWPDYTAYLDIEPELALVTGAAQELAGYLIYNDASARDVQLPEMFFTGPTSSKDFDDGNGLGPFLVTPDEVPEPLGLATTVDFPGRPTWRGSTAEYTHHPTEVLTQIAARRTLPAGTVIGMGTVPGCCGLDRDEWLTPGEQVTIRIDRLGTLRQYVGTPAGTPSTRWSPRTSLGC
- a CDS encoding DUF4142 domain-containing protein, producing the protein MTPRRRSLIPAAVGIALLAATTACDDSNSYGSYYSAGVPDGGQIRLVAQQTNPANRPPVHAVEAFDIGPMLVDDQGFSLYRYDRDDAGTSTSNCTGACAEVWQPMPASREPLGTLLQGRLGSFTRPDGSDQLTLAGWPLYRYTKDEVPGETTGQGVDDAWFPIRPSGGKIEEDAQLESVDTSTPLSDTDVELLVKVRQAGLWEMPSSNWARTQGENRRVREIGLILLVDHGRLDGMVRTVAGRFGAELPDQPNVKQQDWLNEMRDAGSAAEFDRIYANRLRLAHGKVLTYIANVRAGSRNEAVRAFADTGNSAVLRHINLLESTGLVDFEELPSPVLDASATAAGAALSMEATDVFLALLLAALLCGGTVLALWLVRGSGTRPRKPRTPPMTYP